A portion of the Stigmatella aurantiaca DW4/3-1 genome contains these proteins:
- a CDS encoding MbnP family protein, with protein MIISLMASPLRSGRALLLAALTFAALPGCGDDASSNPSTLSAEERQQFEQRIAELEASVAQMEAELEKHRADSVASQREKEALTAQIGTLQEQLAEARALLDSQDWEGVLVKLDAARAEVASLQTRIGSLAGQMQLTAALRFGTQPFALDQTYTLASGEKVTFTELRYWLSNLKLLKEDGSAVAIPDSYYLMEHIKEQDVAEASQPNDPTAPRVTLPANRREQVSAISVPAGVYTGIELSVGVDPYYNDNLSRQAGELHLFKNMASVTWMWFTSYIFTKTKGSYVATHGSTGTFTWDTGTNSNFRTTRLAFPAPVTVNAQKHLNMALNVDVSRLFDSLSPSSMPTIGAAQAGPRETVSDGFKNMFSLVSAESALQW; from the coding sequence ATGATCATTTCTCTCATGGCTTCGCCGTTGCGTTCTGGCCGTGCGCTCCTCCTGGCCGCGCTGACTTTCGCCGCCCTTCCCGGCTGTGGGGATGACGCCTCCTCGAATCCGTCCACCCTGTCCGCCGAGGAGCGGCAACAGTTCGAGCAGCGCATCGCGGAGCTGGAAGCGAGCGTGGCCCAGATGGAGGCCGAGCTCGAGAAGCACCGTGCGGACTCCGTCGCGTCTCAGCGTGAGAAGGAGGCGCTGACCGCGCAGATTGGCACGCTGCAAGAGCAGCTCGCCGAGGCCCGCGCGCTGCTGGACTCCCAGGACTGGGAGGGTGTGCTCGTCAAGCTGGACGCGGCGAGGGCGGAGGTCGCGTCACTCCAGACGCGGATCGGCAGTCTGGCCGGCCAGATGCAACTCACCGCCGCCCTGCGCTTTGGCACCCAGCCCTTCGCGCTGGACCAGACCTACACCCTCGCGAGTGGCGAGAAGGTCACCTTCACCGAGCTGCGCTACTGGCTCTCCAACCTCAAGCTGCTGAAGGAGGATGGCAGCGCGGTGGCGATCCCGGACAGCTACTACCTCATGGAGCACATCAAGGAGCAGGACGTGGCGGAGGCGTCCCAGCCGAATGATCCCACCGCGCCGAGGGTGACGCTCCCCGCCAACCGCCGCGAGCAGGTCAGCGCCATCTCCGTGCCCGCCGGCGTCTACACCGGCATCGAGCTCAGCGTGGGGGTCGACCCCTATTACAATGACAACCTGAGCCGGCAGGCCGGTGAGCTGCACCTGTTCAAGAACATGGCCTCGGTCACCTGGATGTGGTTCACCAGCTACATCTTCACCAAGACGAAGGGCTCGTACGTCGCCACCCACGGCAGCACCGGCACCTTCACGTGGGACACCGGGACCAACTCCAACTTCCGCACCACGCGGCTGGCCTTCCCCGCCCCCGTCACCGTGAACGCCCAGAAGCACCTGAACATGGCCCTGAACGTGGACGTGTCCAGGCTCTTCGATTCGCTCAGCCCCTCCTCCATGCCCACCATCGGCGCCGCCCAGGCGGGCCCGCGCGAGACGGTGTCCGATGGATTCAAGAACATGTTCTCGCTGGTGTCCGCGGAGAGCGCGCTCCAGTGGTGA
- a CDS encoding superoxide dismutase: MRLFLMTTLTAVLTGSAALAQGATPPAKPAAAATKPAPSAPFTLDDLPYAYEALEPVIDAETMRIHHGAHHKAYVDNLNKAVAANSALAGQSLDKILANVSRYDAAVRNNAGGHYNHTLFWKLMAPPGKGGAPSKALADQITKDFKSIDEFKKAFAEAGTKRFGSGWAWLVWTGDKLQVGSTPNQDNPLMDASELKGTPVIANDVWEHAYYLKHRNKRDSYLSGWWEVLNWNEANRLFDEARAAKKK, translated from the coding sequence GTGCGTTTGTTCCTCATGACGACCCTCACCGCCGTGCTGACAGGCTCCGCCGCCCTGGCCCAAGGTGCCACGCCGCCGGCCAAGCCCGCCGCCGCCGCGACGAAGCCCGCCCCTTCCGCCCCCTTCACCCTCGACGACCTGCCCTATGCCTACGAGGCGCTGGAGCCGGTCATCGACGCCGAGACCATGCGCATCCACCACGGCGCGCACCACAAGGCCTACGTGGACAACCTCAACAAGGCGGTCGCGGCGAACTCGGCGCTGGCGGGCCAGTCGCTGGACAAAATTCTCGCGAACGTCTCCCGCTACGACGCGGCGGTGCGCAACAACGCCGGTGGCCACTACAACCACACCCTGTTCTGGAAGCTGATGGCGCCCCCGGGCAAGGGCGGCGCCCCGTCGAAGGCGCTCGCCGATCAGATCACCAAGGACTTCAAGTCGATCGATGAGTTCAAGAAGGCCTTCGCCGAGGCAGGCACCAAGCGGTTCGGCTCGGGCTGGGCCTGGCTCGTCTGGACCGGCGACAAGCTCCAGGTCGGCTCCACGCCCAACCAAGACAACCCGCTGATGGATGCCTCGGAACTCAAGGGCACGCCCGTCATCGCCAACGACGTGTGGGAGCACGCCTACTACCTGAAGCACCGCAACAAGCGGGACTCCTACCTCTCCGGTTGGTGGGAGGTGCTCAACTGGAACGAGGCCAACCGGTTGTTCGACGAGGCCCGGGCGGCCAAGAAGAAGTAG
- a CDS encoding sporulation delaying protein family toxin, with product MKRSAHMKFIAASMAALTFTTFGVGCGGPMDPGGEGPSSVVRRQALTGSELYKGMVFGVGPAASQFEEIWQRAEIKAALEKPGVVDQRELAANQLIAKISEQDPTFFDRFSRDLRSGDHLRIDRLLSETKEKTQFAASALRQEAGLPADVSASALERVEAGTWLYVETAVAVVIVALATIFITQIDVTPVTEGPQTSALRRDTWVDLLANKAFDAQ from the coding sequence ATGAAGCGTTCTGCCCACATGAAGTTCATCGCAGCGTCGATGGCGGCCCTTACCTTCACCACGTTCGGCGTGGGATGCGGGGGCCCGATGGATCCTGGGGGCGAAGGCCCCTCGTCCGTGGTTCGCCGCCAAGCGCTCACGGGCAGTGAGCTCTACAAGGGCATGGTGTTTGGTGTAGGCCCCGCCGCGTCGCAGTTCGAGGAGATCTGGCAGCGCGCGGAGATCAAGGCCGCCCTGGAGAAGCCGGGCGTGGTGGATCAGCGAGAGCTGGCGGCGAATCAACTCATCGCGAAGATCTCCGAGCAGGATCCCACCTTCTTCGATCGCTTCTCCCGCGACCTGCGCAGCGGAGACCACCTGCGCATCGACCGGCTGCTGTCGGAGACCAAGGAGAAGACCCAGTTCGCCGCCTCCGCCCTTCGCCAGGAGGCCGGGCTGCCCGCGGACGTGAGCGCCAGCGCCCTGGAGCGGGTCGAGGCAGGCACCTGGCTGTATGTGGAGACGGCGGTGGCCGTGGTCATTGTCGCCCTCGCCACCATCTTCATCACCCAGATCGACGTGACGCCGGTGACCGAGGGGCCCCAGACGAGCGCCCTGCGCCGCGATACGTGGGTGGACCTCCTGGCGAACAAGGCTTTCGACGCGCAATAA
- a CDS encoding SdpA family antimicrobial peptide system protein codes for MPVTDTPSPAPRSAGPRRLGLLALGLIIGWSTVAAYALHAALPYNPIKLPFEDQFDIRLVLPEGWAFFTRDPRDERMLPYVRGADAQWSSASHTPNFQPRNFFGIDRAGRAQGVEMGLLMDAARKAERQACEEEPSVCLERAPVAQKLSNASPHPTLCGQVGFVFQKAVPWAWSRSNREKKIIMPSKVLRLDIEC; via the coding sequence ATGCCCGTGACCGATACTCCCTCTCCCGCCCCCCGCTCCGCGGGGCCGCGCCGCCTGGGGCTGCTGGCCCTGGGGCTGATCATCGGCTGGTCCACCGTGGCGGCTTACGCCCTGCACGCGGCGTTGCCCTACAATCCCATCAAGCTGCCCTTCGAGGACCAGTTCGACATCCGGCTGGTGCTGCCCGAGGGCTGGGCGTTCTTCACGCGCGATCCACGCGATGAACGAATGCTGCCGTACGTTCGCGGCGCGGATGCGCAGTGGAGTTCGGCCAGCCACACGCCCAACTTTCAGCCCCGGAACTTCTTTGGCATCGACCGGGCTGGCCGCGCCCAGGGCGTGGAGATGGGTTTGTTGATGGATGCGGCCCGCAAGGCGGAGCGCCAGGCGTGCGAAGAGGAGCCATCGGTGTGCCTGGAGCGCGCGCCAGTGGCGCAGAAGCTGAGCAATGCCAGCCCTCACCCCACGCTCTGTGGCCAGGTGGGGTTTGTCTTCCAGAAAGCCGTGCCCTGGGCGTGGAGCCGCTCCAACCGGGAGAAGAAGATCATCATGCCCTCCAAGGTCCTGAGGCTGGACATCGAATGCTGA
- a CDS encoding sporulation-delaying protein SdpB family protein, translating to MLTQLGNRASAWVAGPAPWSNVYGLARTLIALGTCGTLTFSHSSTLFRPAVGMAEVPLCEGIRQASLFCVLPVGWLELARWTAVVLLLVVASGWRPRITGLLHWWVAASLQLSGVLTDGGDQIASVLAFLLIPLTLTDGRRWHWDPPVEGGSDESRLIARASWLLLRGQVAFIYLHASVGKFKVPEWLDGTALYYWLLDPSIGAPGWLAQWMHPVLSSPWVAPLTWSVLILEFWLALGLVLGRKARKVLLPLGVLFHVGIIFFHGLISFVLIMFGALILLMRPFDEVFRFEWLRSRLPRRLWRPAPAAPLKEASSVPPSSSLL from the coding sequence ATGCTGACCCAACTCGGAAACCGCGCGAGCGCCTGGGTGGCGGGTCCGGCCCCCTGGAGCAATGTCTATGGCCTGGCCCGGACCCTGATTGCCTTGGGGACGTGCGGAACGCTGACCTTCAGCCACTCCTCGACGCTGTTCCGCCCCGCGGTGGGCATGGCCGAGGTTCCCCTGTGCGAGGGAATCCGGCAGGCGTCCCTCTTCTGTGTGCTCCCCGTGGGTTGGCTGGAATTGGCGCGTTGGACGGCGGTGGTTCTGCTGCTCGTGGTCGCCTCGGGCTGGAGGCCGCGCATCACGGGCCTCCTGCACTGGTGGGTGGCGGCGAGCCTGCAACTGTCCGGGGTGCTGACCGATGGCGGAGACCAGATTGCGTCCGTCCTCGCGTTCTTGTTGATCCCCCTGACGCTGACAGATGGGCGCCGCTGGCACTGGGATCCGCCGGTGGAAGGGGGCAGCGACGAATCCCGGCTCATTGCCCGGGCCTCCTGGCTGCTCCTGCGAGGGCAGGTGGCCTTCATTTATCTCCACGCCTCCGTTGGGAAGTTCAAGGTGCCGGAGTGGCTCGATGGAACGGCGCTGTACTACTGGCTGCTGGATCCCAGCATTGGCGCGCCGGGCTGGTTGGCCCAATGGATGCACCCCGTGCTGAGCAGTCCTTGGGTGGCGCCCCTCACCTGGTCCGTGCTGATCCTGGAGTTCTGGCTCGCGCTGGGGTTGGTTCTGGGCAGGAAGGCGCGCAAAGTGCTGCTGCCCCTGGGCGTGCTCTTCCACGTCGGCATCATCTTCTTCCATGGGTTGATCAGCTTCGTGCTGATCATGTTCGGCGCGCTCATCCTCCTGATGCGGCCGTTCGATGAGGTGTTCCGCTTCGAGTGGCTGCGCTCCAGGTTGCCTCGGCGCCTCTGGAGGCCTGCGCCGGCCGCTCCATTGAAGGAGGCCTCTTCGGTGCCACCGTCTTCCTCGCTGCTGTAG
- a CDS encoding YhfC family intramembrane metalloprotease: MSGELDAGVIASFSGAICLYLLMPVAAVAWARRRLEVEWKVVGMGALAFALSQLLTRVPAVQVAQYFLKDTLKASSLATHVWLVVLSLTAGLFEETARLIAFKYPLKGYRHWKDAVGFGVGHGGLECALLVGGLGIIGLINVVVLTQLDLSTLKLPPEQLEQLRAGKEQVAALQWWEPLLGVYERIGALLLHVALSVLVLQRFLRGQRRWYWLAVGFHALTNELVSLAARGLGKVAAEGVMTVAALLSLWIILRLRDRRMPA, translated from the coding sequence ATGAGCGGGGAACTGGACGCAGGCGTCATCGCCAGCTTTAGCGGGGCCATCTGCCTGTATTTACTGATGCCCGTGGCGGCGGTGGCGTGGGCTCGGCGGCGGCTGGAGGTGGAGTGGAAGGTGGTGGGGATGGGCGCCTTGGCGTTCGCCCTGTCCCAACTCCTCACCCGGGTGCCGGCGGTGCAGGTGGCGCAGTACTTCCTGAAGGACACGCTGAAAGCCTCGTCCCTGGCCACGCATGTGTGGCTGGTCGTCTTGTCGCTCACGGCCGGTCTCTTCGAGGAGACGGCGCGGCTGATCGCCTTCAAGTATCCGCTGAAGGGCTACCGCCACTGGAAGGACGCGGTGGGCTTCGGGGTGGGGCACGGTGGGCTTGAATGTGCCCTGCTGGTGGGGGGCCTGGGCATCATCGGCCTCATCAACGTGGTGGTGCTCACCCAACTGGACCTCTCCACGCTGAAGCTCCCGCCCGAGCAACTCGAGCAGCTTCGGGCCGGGAAGGAACAGGTGGCCGCGCTTCAGTGGTGGGAGCCACTGCTGGGAGTGTACGAGCGCATCGGGGCCCTTTTGCTCCATGTGGCGTTGAGCGTGCTCGTCCTCCAACGCTTCCTGCGCGGTCAGCGCCGTTGGTATTGGCTGGCCGTTGGGTTCCACGCGCTCACCAATGAGCTGGTCTCGCTGGCGGCGCGCGGCCTGGGGAAAGTGGCTGCGGAGGGGGTGATGACCGTGGCCGCCCTCCTCTCCCTGTGGATCATCTTGCGGCTGCGCGATAGGCGGATGCCTGCTTGA
- a CDS encoding DUF7683 domain-containing protein: protein METPETHWIISAFENESSERLIAEHELLNVSVKRLRAALDIPLDKEDPELLYVYPIQTQTQAARFSELLGVPLHLQTHDYFLDSSAVEGTASGSVPPRQPPVRRKVTVFQKGPATTPVFEYELPREPDSVLRASLGHPIDDLGFHIRWRIETQELAAKLAPLLHAPIDLSEPRKYFIEYWDPRKTRPMVLALPKEPSSGNRSAISQHELHGATKQQLRIILGLSQDNPLAGLYPVKSKAQAKALEPFLDQPLDLSLHDYAVNYYVPQQPPPNR from the coding sequence ATGGAGACTCCTGAAACCCATTGGATCATTTCTGCCTTCGAGAACGAGTCCTCCGAACGGCTGATCGCCGAACATGAACTCCTGAACGTCTCCGTGAAGAGACTGAGGGCCGCTCTGGACATCCCTCTCGACAAAGAGGATCCCGAATTGCTCTACGTCTACCCCATCCAGACCCAGACGCAGGCTGCACGGTTCAGCGAACTTTTGGGCGTGCCCCTCCACCTACAAACCCATGACTACTTCCTCGACTCCTCCGCCGTGGAAGGAACTGCATCCGGGAGTGTGCCTCCGCGTCAGCCACCAGTCCGGCGGAAGGTGACCGTTTTCCAGAAGGGTCCAGCCACAACGCCCGTCTTTGAGTACGAACTGCCCCGGGAGCCTGACTCGGTGCTACGTGCGAGCCTGGGACACCCTATCGATGACCTTGGATTCCACATCCGCTGGCGCATCGAGACCCAAGAACTGGCTGCCAAGCTCGCACCCTTGCTGCACGCCCCCATCGACCTCTCCGAGCCGCGCAAGTACTTCATTGAATATTGGGACCCCCGAAAGACCCGGCCCATGGTTCTGGCTCTTCCGAAAGAACCCTCTTCCGGTAACCGGTCGGCCATCTCCCAACACGAACTCCATGGGGCCACCAAGCAGCAGCTCCGAATCATCCTGGGCCTTTCCCAGGACAATCCCCTGGCTGGGCTCTATCCAGTGAAGTCCAAGGCTCAGGCCAAGGCGTTGGAGCCCTTCCTGGATCAGCCACTGGATCTCTCGCTTCACGACTACGCCGTCAACTACTACGTCCCACAGCAGCCTCCGCCCAACCGCTGA
- a CDS encoding catalase family protein, which produces MPHYDHYVRYNDSIETRQEDEEALIEKIVASMGRVNRSHFDKYRHGIRDAHAKSHAVITGTLTVYEGLAVHLRQGVFAEPRSYPIVVRFSSAPGDFQSDGRPALRGMAIKMLGVEGPQVLPGHRGEKTQDWLLVNHPVIPFGHVAAYWKAQQFSEKQSQSSELSHAVTSKLIHGAAKALQHVGAQNETLKALAPPNHHLLGETFHSMAALRFGDHIAKLSATPLSESVRKLTGQPIDADSPPSILRDLAVAFFEQQGAEYELRAQLCTDLGKMPVEDASIEWPEHLSPHQPIAKLTFPPQEAYSPARRVYADDVLSFNPWHCIEAHRPLGSIMRVRRQAYESSSRFRHEMNAQPRMEPKDITDVPGGVSADPSRKIEP; this is translated from the coding sequence ATGCCCCACTACGACCATTACGTCCGTTACAACGACTCCATCGAAACGCGGCAGGAGGACGAAGAGGCCCTGATCGAGAAGATCGTCGCGTCGATGGGCCGCGTGAACCGAAGCCACTTCGACAAGTACCGGCACGGCATCCGGGATGCGCACGCCAAGAGCCATGCGGTCATCACGGGCACCCTCACCGTCTACGAGGGGTTGGCCGTGCACCTGCGCCAGGGGGTGTTCGCCGAGCCGCGGAGCTATCCCATCGTCGTGCGGTTCTCGAGCGCCCCTGGCGACTTCCAGAGCGATGGCCGGCCAGCGCTCCGGGGCATGGCCATCAAGATGCTCGGCGTCGAGGGGCCCCAGGTGCTGCCTGGACACCGCGGCGAGAAGACGCAGGATTGGCTGCTGGTCAATCACCCGGTCATCCCCTTCGGCCACGTCGCCGCCTACTGGAAGGCGCAGCAATTCTCGGAGAAGCAGTCACAGTCCTCGGAGCTCTCCCACGCTGTCACGTCCAAGCTGATCCACGGCGCGGCGAAGGCACTCCAGCACGTGGGCGCACAGAACGAGACGCTGAAGGCGCTGGCCCCTCCCAACCACCACCTCCTGGGAGAAACGTTTCACAGCATGGCGGCGCTCCGCTTCGGCGACCACATCGCGAAGCTCAGCGCGACTCCGCTCTCCGAGAGCGTGCGGAAGCTCACGGGCCAGCCGATTGACGCGGACAGTCCTCCCTCCATTTTGAGGGATCTCGCCGTGGCCTTCTTCGAACAGCAGGGGGCGGAGTACGAGCTGCGGGCGCAGCTGTGCACGGATCTCGGCAAGATGCCGGTGGAGGACGCCTCCATCGAGTGGCCCGAGCACCTGTCTCCCCATCAGCCCATCGCCAAGCTCACCTTCCCTCCTCAGGAGGCCTACAGCCCCGCGCGCCGCGTCTACGCCGACGACGTGCTGTCCTTCAATCCGTGGCATTGCATCGAGGCGCACCGCCCCCTGGGCTCCATCATGCGCGTGCGGCGCCAGGCCTACGAGTCCTCCTCCCGGTTCCGGCACGAGATGAACGCCCAGCCCCGCATGGAACCCAAGGACATCACGGACGTTCCCGGTGGGGTCTCAGCAGATCCGAGCCGGAAGATTGAACCTTGA
- a CDS encoding organic hydroperoxide resistance protein produces MSQSPTILEKRLYTATATATAGRDGRVSTDDGNLNVAVVPPRALGGSGAPGTNPEQLFAAGYSACFGSALGHVARAQKITPGPVSITAHVTIGPVGQGFGLAVELIADIPQLPREQAEALLHAAHQVCPYSNATRGNIVVDLRLKER; encoded by the coding sequence ATGAGCCAGTCCCCCACGATTCTCGAGAAGCGCCTCTATACCGCCACCGCCACCGCCACCGCTGGGCGTGACGGACGTGTCTCGACGGATGATGGTAACCTCAATGTCGCCGTTGTGCCTCCGCGCGCGCTGGGCGGCAGCGGAGCGCCTGGAACCAATCCCGAGCAACTCTTCGCCGCGGGCTACTCGGCGTGCTTCGGCAGCGCCCTGGGCCATGTCGCCCGCGCGCAGAAGATCACCCCGGGGCCGGTCAGCATCACGGCCCATGTGACGATTGGCCCCGTGGGGCAGGGGTTCGGTCTCGCGGTGGAACTCATCGCCGACATTCCCCAGCTCCCGCGCGAGCAGGCCGAGGCGCTGCTGCACGCCGCCCACCAGGTCTGCCCGTACTCCAACGCGACGCGTGGAAACATCGTCGTCGACCTGCGGCTCAAGGAGCGGTAG
- a CDS encoding SixA phosphatase family protein yields MPGHELPILLVRHAIAEDKHPLGDESRGLTPEGRAAFRKHARKLAQLTPLIGILTSPLVRAVQTAELLAEAFGLSRIEVHPALLPREQAHKRIVKLAREAGPGWALVGHNPGLKRAGELALGEAPPGKLRKGAVLALQLDGKHFGLSWFAAPGRSVLRPRS; encoded by the coding sequence ATGCCTGGACACGAACTTCCGATCCTGCTCGTCCGACACGCCATCGCCGAGGACAAGCACCCCCTCGGGGATGAATCACGGGGCCTGACCCCCGAAGGCCGTGCCGCCTTTCGCAAACACGCGCGCAAGCTCGCACAGCTCACCCCGCTGATCGGCATCCTCACCAGCCCCTTGGTTCGGGCGGTGCAGACCGCGGAGCTTCTTGCAGAGGCCTTCGGCCTCTCGCGGATAGAAGTCCACCCCGCCCTGTTGCCGCGCGAGCAAGCGCACAAGCGCATCGTGAAGCTGGCCCGGGAGGCGGGCCCCGGTTGGGCCTTGGTCGGTCACAATCCGGGCCTGAAACGCGCGGGGGAGCTGGCCCTGGGCGAGGCGCCTCCGGGCAAGCTGCGCAAGGGGGCCGTGCTGGCCCTCCAACTTGACGGCAAGCACTTCGGCCTCTCGTGGTTCGCGGCCCCAGGCCGGTCCGTGCTGAGACCTCGTTCCTGA
- a CDS encoding M1 family metallopeptidase has protein sequence MHRLFVSALLALACARCAHAPEEAPAPVAAVAEWPEPAPPPLRLSSAVRPVHYALDLTLLPAEPTYSGTVTIDVEVREPVRQVWLHARDLQVAQAHVFVGGRTLEAKVVTAEEGRLGLLLPETLGPGSAQLSLSFSGRADRERSQGLYAVEEGGESYLYTFFEPVDARRAFPCFDEPGFKVPWRLRFTVKQEHVALANHAVVSEEPLPGGLKRVTFAESRPMPSYLVAFVVGPFDLVEGSPVGRAHVPLRFIVPKGRGAETAYAAQVTPRIITLLEDFFDQTYPYEKLDVAVVPRYWGTMEHPGIVALGQPLTLIRPGEETPQRRQSYANIAIHELGHYWFGNVVTCQWWDDIWLNESLTSWLDQKITGQFEPAWNFTLEAQSESAAFALKTDSLTASPPVRKPITTHGDIEGSFDSGTTYAKGASLLNMLEGWLGEERLRGMLRAHVRKHAWGLTTSEDFLATVAESLGAEAAQVFRSYVDQPGVPRVSASLSCQKGAAPTLTLSQERFLPAGSPGTAAQTWSLPLCVRAGTGKASSRTCALLSDAAGEMVLPGNGCPSWLLLNAGGSGYYRVGYSREQLSRLLAAPSGTLSTAERLALFSDVDAAVARGDMPLGEALRLVPSAVSDPERLILQVGDQLFSTLRREWLSAPEYLRFQAWLREVYGPRAHALGWLPKPGESDDVKQTRGLFLFRAVVGGEDPALVKEAGRLARAWLEDRKSVPAEIAPLALVVSVRHGDRALFDQVLAQARGGKDPAERAHLLGSLGSFRDPALLKEALALVSGSEFDGRDTMGILVRAFHTPEMQTQAWAFYQQHFDLLAGKMRSDELNGLIGMVGRFCDETQRAEAESFLKSRVSQIEGGARTLSRALESIQLCIESKRRHQPSVQEFLRTVGKTRR, from the coding sequence ATGCATCGGCTTTTCGTGTCGGCTCTCCTCGCGCTTGCCTGCGCCCGCTGTGCTCATGCTCCGGAAGAGGCTCCTGCGCCCGTGGCCGCCGTGGCGGAGTGGCCTGAGCCCGCGCCTCCGCCGTTGCGCCTGTCCAGCGCCGTGCGGCCGGTGCACTACGCGCTGGACCTGACGCTCCTGCCCGCGGAGCCCACCTACTCGGGCACCGTCACCATCGATGTGGAAGTCCGTGAGCCCGTCCGCCAGGTGTGGCTGCACGCCCGGGACCTCCAGGTGGCGCAGGCCCATGTCTTCGTGGGGGGGCGTACGCTGGAGGCCAAGGTGGTCACCGCGGAGGAGGGCCGCCTGGGCCTGCTGCTTCCCGAGACGCTCGGCCCCGGTTCGGCCCAGCTCTCGCTGTCGTTCTCTGGCCGCGCGGACCGTGAGCGCAGCCAGGGGCTCTACGCGGTGGAGGAGGGGGGGGAGTCCTACCTCTATACGTTCTTCGAGCCCGTTGACGCGCGCCGGGCGTTCCCGTGCTTCGATGAGCCGGGCTTCAAGGTGCCCTGGCGCCTGCGGTTCACGGTGAAGCAGGAGCACGTGGCGCTCGCCAACCACGCGGTGGTTTCGGAGGAGCCGCTGCCCGGGGGGCTCAAGCGGGTCACCTTCGCCGAGAGCCGCCCGATGCCCAGCTACCTCGTGGCCTTCGTGGTGGGCCCGTTCGACTTGGTGGAAGGCAGCCCGGTCGGACGTGCCCACGTTCCGCTGCGGTTCATCGTGCCCAAGGGGCGGGGCGCGGAGACGGCCTATGCCGCCCAGGTCACCCCTCGCATCATCACGCTGCTGGAGGACTTCTTCGATCAGACGTACCCGTACGAGAAGCTGGATGTGGCGGTGGTGCCGCGCTACTGGGGCACGATGGAGCACCCAGGCATTGTCGCCCTGGGCCAGCCGCTCACGCTCATTCGTCCGGGAGAGGAGACGCCGCAGCGCCGGCAGTCCTACGCGAACATCGCCATCCACGAGCTGGGCCACTACTGGTTCGGCAACGTCGTCACCTGCCAGTGGTGGGACGACATCTGGCTCAACGAGTCATTGACCTCGTGGCTCGACCAGAAGATCACCGGCCAGTTCGAGCCTGCTTGGAACTTCACGCTGGAGGCTCAGTCCGAATCCGCCGCGTTCGCGCTCAAGACCGACTCCCTCACCGCCTCGCCGCCGGTCCGCAAGCCCATCACCACCCATGGTGACATCGAGGGTTCCTTCGACAGTGGCACGACCTATGCCAAGGGAGCCTCGTTGCTCAACATGCTGGAGGGGTGGCTCGGCGAGGAGCGCCTGCGCGGCATGTTGCGCGCCCATGTGCGCAAGCACGCCTGGGGGCTCACCACCTCGGAGGACTTCCTCGCGACGGTCGCGGAGTCTCTGGGAGCCGAGGCGGCCCAGGTGTTTCGCAGCTATGTGGATCAGCCCGGCGTCCCCCGGGTCTCCGCCAGCCTGAGCTGCCAGAAGGGGGCGGCTCCCACGTTGACGCTCTCTCAGGAGCGTTTCCTGCCCGCGGGTTCCCCGGGAACCGCCGCGCAGACGTGGAGCCTCCCCCTGTGCGTGCGCGCGGGCACCGGCAAGGCGTCCTCGCGCACCTGTGCGCTCCTGAGCGATGCGGCCGGAGAGATGGTGTTGCCAGGCAATGGCTGCCCCTCCTGGCTTCTGCTCAACGCGGGAGGCAGTGGATACTATCGGGTGGGGTACTCCCGCGAGCAGTTGTCCCGGTTGCTCGCGGCTCCCTCGGGGACATTGTCCACCGCGGAGCGGCTGGCGCTCTTCTCCGATGTGGATGCCGCCGTGGCGCGGGGGGACATGCCCCTGGGAGAGGCCTTGCGGCTCGTGCCCTCCGCCGTCTCGGATCCCGAGCGCCTCATTCTTCAAGTCGGAGATCAACTCTTCTCGACCCTCAGGCGAGAGTGGCTCTCCGCGCCGGAGTACCTGCGTTTCCAGGCCTGGCTCCGGGAGGTCTACGGCCCACGCGCCCACGCGCTGGGGTGGTTGCCCAAGCCGGGCGAGAGCGATGACGTGAAACAGACGCGCGGATTGTTCCTCTTTCGCGCGGTGGTGGGGGGAGAGGATCCGGCCCTGGTGAAAGAAGCGGGACGTCTCGCCCGTGCCTGGCTGGAGGACCGGAAGAGCGTTCCCGCGGAGATTGCTCCGCTTGCGCTCGTTGTGTCCGTGCGCCATGGCGACAGGGCCCTCTTCGACCAGGTGCTCGCCCAAGCAAGAGGGGGGAAGGATCCGGCCGAGCGTGCCCATTTGCTGGGCTCGCTGGGCTCATTCCGGGACCCAGCGCTCTTGAAGGAGGCGCTCGCCCTGGTCTCCGGAAGCGAGTTCGATGGGCGCGATACGATGGGCATCCTCGTGCGGGCCTTCCATACCCCGGAGATGCAAACCCAGGCCTGGGCGTTCTACCAACAGCACTTTGACCTGCTCGCGGGCAAGATGCGCTCCGACGAGCTGAATGGGCTCATCGGAATGGTGGGCAGGTTCTGCGATGAGACGCAGCGGGCCGAAGCCGAGTCCTTCTTGAAGTCCCGAGTCTCCCAGATCGAAGGGGGAGCCCGGACCCTCTCCCGCGCGCTCGAGTCCATCCAGTTGTGCATCGAGTCGAAGCGCC